The Sporocytophaga myxococcoides genome contains a region encoding:
- a CDS encoding DUF3037 domain-containing protein, with protein MQGKQLFEYAVIRVVPRVEREEFLNVGVILFCSSQGFLQTKFELNQERLKAFCKDIDIPELEKRLRAFERICEGGKQAGPIGGLPLSGRFRWLTANRSTIVQTSAVHPGLCNDASETLRRLMAELVL; from the coding sequence ATGCAAGGAAAGCAATTGTTTGAGTATGCCGTTATTCGTGTGGTACCAAGGGTTGAACGCGAAGAGTTTTTGAACGTTGGAGTAATACTATTCTGTTCATCACAGGGATTCTTACAAACTAAGTTTGAGTTGAACCAGGAACGACTAAAGGCTTTTTGTAAAGATATAGATATCCCAGAACTGGAAAAGAGACTCCGTGCCTTTGAAAGAATCTGTGAAGGAGGTAAACAAGCAGGACCCATCGGAGGCCTTCCTCTTTCCGGAAGATTCAGATGGTTGACAGCAAACAGAAGTACCATCGTTCAGACTTCAGCTGTGCATCCTGGTCTATGCAACGATGCAAGTGAAACACTTAGGAGATTAATGGCTGAATTGGTTCTATAG
- a CDS encoding sterol desaturase family protein, with translation MKEIFTSVFENLSSWGLPLFLFLLGIAEFIAGRYDKHDWDENEKATDLICYAAPKILLTPVFAFFSLKALPVLFPGMMGIFSWVPFWFGFAIIAVADDLTQYWYHRLHHEIPWLWRFHRTHHSASYMGMAMASRQNVIYTVFFSQTYVTATLVFLGLGFPALFVKVLKSFITISAHSSIPWDKPFYKYRILNPIAWVLERLISTPATHHAHHADANDGVGHYKGNFGNMFFIWDMIFGTGLITRQYPAGYGVKHYFKEEWYVQFLWPFFKSKKAGSELAVGGPEFYDEVGETGGYTVKELKSKLPEPVLHDELLEEPQYNQIAV, from the coding sequence ATGAAAGAAATCTTTACATCCGTATTTGAAAACCTTAGCTCTTGGGGGCTGCCTCTATTCCTCTTCTTACTAGGGATTGCAGAGTTTATTGCTGGTAGGTATGATAAACATGACTGGGATGAAAACGAAAAAGCCACAGATTTAATTTGTTATGCTGCTCCTAAGATATTGTTAACTCCTGTTTTTGCCTTCTTCAGCCTTAAAGCCTTGCCTGTATTATTTCCGGGCATGATGGGGATTTTTTCATGGGTGCCTTTCTGGTTTGGATTTGCTATAATAGCAGTGGCAGATGACCTTACTCAATACTGGTATCATCGTCTTCATCATGAAATTCCATGGTTGTGGAGATTTCACAGAACACATCATTCAGCATCTTATATGGGAATGGCAATGGCCAGCAGGCAAAACGTGATCTATACTGTTTTCTTTTCACAGACTTATGTAACTGCAACGTTGGTATTTCTAGGTTTGGGCTTTCCTGCTTTGTTTGTAAAAGTATTAAAATCGTTTATTACAATTTCAGCACATTCCAGTATTCCTTGGGATAAACCATTTTATAAATACAGAATTTTGAATCCTATAGCATGGGTACTTGAAAGACTTATCTCTACACCTGCAACACATCATGCTCATCATGCAGATGCAAATGATGGTGTTGGCCACTATAAAGGAAATTTTGGAAATATGTTCTTTATATGGGATATGATCTTTGGTACAGGGCTTATAACGAGACAATACCCTGCCGGCTATGGTGTAAAGCACTACTTCAAAGAAGAATGGTACGTTCAATTCTTATGGCCTTTCTTCAAGTCTAAGAAAGCCGGAAGTGAACTGGCTGTCGGTGGTCCTGAATTCTATGATGAGGTAGGAGAGACAGGTGGATATACAGTTAAAGAACTTAAGAGTAAACTTCCTGAACCTGTATTACATGATGAACTTCTGGAGGAACCTCAATATAATCAGATAGCTGTATAG
- a CDS encoding efflux RND transporter periplasmic adaptor subunit: MRRFKIYFIIATILSALIFIKAKFFTSDKGKSNTANKSSDRPSTPVSVFVVGNESIEPKVFATGTILANEATELKAEASGRVVYLNLPEGQFVKSGTLLLKVNDAEFQAQLSKLKAQIKLASSNEERQRQLLEINGISRQEYDNALATLLTLKADSAFVQTQIAKTEIRAPFNGLIGIHSIGPGAYITPAVTAASIYQTDPVKIEFYLPEKYSAMIKTGDQIKFRAEGLKDVFTAKIIIKDPAVDTDSRSIRYHAVCTNTGGKLLPGTFVNVELRQNENSKTLFVPTEAIVPVTNNKIVFVVKDGIAKEKIVKTGIRTEDFLQIISGISVGDSVVINGNFRLKNEAKVKVVKSKERVAVNREE, encoded by the coding sequence ATGAGAAGATTTAAAATCTACTTCATTATAGCAACAATATTAAGTGCATTGATCTTTATTAAAGCAAAATTTTTTACATCTGATAAGGGCAAGTCAAACACTGCAAATAAAAGTTCTGACAGGCCTTCTACTCCGGTTTCTGTATTTGTTGTAGGAAATGAAAGCATAGAACCTAAAGTTTTTGCAACAGGTACTATACTTGCCAATGAAGCAACAGAACTGAAAGCTGAAGCAAGTGGAAGGGTGGTTTATCTGAACCTACCTGAAGGGCAATTTGTAAAAAGTGGAACGCTTTTATTGAAAGTAAATGATGCTGAGTTTCAGGCTCAGTTATCAAAGCTGAAAGCTCAGATAAAGCTTGCTTCCTCCAATGAAGAAAGACAACGTCAGCTATTGGAAATAAATGGGATTAGCAGACAAGAATATGACAATGCTCTGGCAACTCTTTTAACGCTTAAAGCTGACAGTGCTTTTGTACAGACACAGATTGCCAAAACAGAGATCAGAGCGCCTTTTAACGGTTTGATTGGTATCCATTCTATTGGTCCGGGAGCTTATATAACTCCTGCAGTTACAGCTGCATCTATTTATCAAACAGACCCTGTTAAAATTGAATTTTACCTCCCTGAAAAATATTCCGCTATGATAAAGACAGGTGATCAGATTAAGTTCAGAGCAGAAGGTTTGAAGGATGTCTTTACAGCAAAAATAATTATTAAGGATCCTGCTGTAGATACGGATAGCAGAAGTATTCGCTATCATGCAGTCTGTACAAATACCGGTGGAAAGCTTTTACCAGGGACCTTTGTAAATGTTGAGCTAAGACAAAATGAAAATTCTAAAACTTTATTTGTGCCTACAGAAGCAATCGTTCCTGTGACTAATAATAAAATTGTCTTTGTTGTTAAGGATGGCATAGCTAAAGAAAAGATAGTCAAAACCGGTATCCGAACAGAAGATTTTCTTCAGATTATCTCAGGTATTTCAGTTGGTGATTCTGTTGTGATCAACGGAAACTTCAGACTTAAGAATGAGGCTAAAGTTAAAGTCGTAAAGTCAAAAGAAAGAGTTGCAGTAAACAGAGAGGAATAG
- a CDS encoding HipA family kinase, with product MNLISVSNYNPKIREVNVIRYVTPLREGGSLPAIVEADDDFLYVVKFRGAGQGIKTLIAELIAGEIARLLGFLIPEIVFIHLDEAFGRTEPDEEIQDLLRTSEGQNLGLHYLSRAITFDALVTNVDPELASKIVWFDCLIMNVDRTARNTNMLSWNKELWLIDHGASFYFHHSWPNPEEQGKKPFPQIKDHVLLSKASELDKVNETFKTKLTTENIQSIVALIPDEWLLKAESPFDTVEAHRQAYVKFLETRIANSETFVNEAKNARKAIV from the coding sequence ATGAACTTAATTTCTGTGAGTAATTACAACCCCAAAATAAGAGAAGTAAACGTTATCCGTTATGTGACTCCCCTTCGTGAGGGAGGCTCTCTGCCAGCCATAGTAGAGGCTGATGACGACTTTTTATATGTGGTTAAATTCAGAGGTGCAGGCCAGGGAATAAAAACCCTGATAGCAGAACTTATCGCCGGAGAGATTGCCAGACTTCTGGGCTTTCTGATACCAGAGATTGTCTTTATCCATCTTGACGAAGCTTTTGGACGCACTGAACCAGATGAAGAGATTCAGGATCTTCTGAGAACAAGTGAAGGACAAAATCTTGGACTTCATTATCTTTCAAGAGCCATTACATTCGATGCGCTTGTTACCAATGTTGATCCTGAGCTCGCCTCTAAAATTGTATGGTTTGATTGTCTGATTATGAATGTTGACCGTACCGCCCGGAATACCAATATGCTTTCCTGGAATAAAGAGCTTTGGCTTATAGACCATGGAGCATCCTTTTATTTTCATCATTCATGGCCCAATCCCGAAGAGCAAGGGAAGAAGCCATTTCCACAGATAAAAGATCATGTCCTCCTTTCCAAAGCATCTGAACTGGATAAGGTCAATGAAACTTTCAAAACTAAACTCACAACTGAAAATATACAATCAATAGTGGCCCTGATTCCTGATGAATGGCTGTTAAAGGCTGAATCACCCTTTGACACTGTTGAAGCGCATAGACAAGCCTATGTGAAGTTTCTGGAAACACGAATTGCTAATTCTGAAACTTTTGTAAACGAAGCGAAAAATGCAAGGAAAGCAATTGTTTGA
- a CDS encoding efflux RND transporter permease subunit, translating to MSLSTISIKRPVLAIVMNLIILFFGFMGFRALGIREFPVVEAPMVSVRTSYAGASAEIIEAQITYPLEKALNGIEGVKSISSTSSLGSSSISVEFNLDSDLETAANDVRDKVSQTLRSLPQDLDAPPVVSKDVGGEYIIVMTVTNDKMTDLELNDYVDNMILPRLQTIKGVGYVYLFGEKKYAMRLWLDPVKLAAFKVTLQDVRQALDKENVELPTGRLEGNRTELTVKASAKFKDEAGFNNMIIKASSGKVVRLQDIGYARLGAENEESIFRINDIPSLGCSIVPQPGANHTDIAEEFYKRFEQLQKELPPDFKLAVSTDNTKFITKSITEVTETLIIAILLVVVIIYLFFRDWSIALRPLIDIPVSLVGTFFIMFIFGFSINVLTLLAIVLATGLVVDDGIVVTENIFKKLEQGMSPFEAAIEGSREITFAVISTSITLAAIFLPIIFMEGFVGKLFKEFGIVVSSAVLISIFVSLSLTPMLNAWLVHDHTRKSRFYTYSEPFFIWLNESYAKSLDTFFKRRWLAFVILGVAVVSTVFIWKIIPAEVAPTEDRSMLRITMTLPEGASYEYTDEFMQKYVQLIRDSIPENRLVMAITASSPGGSSSGGVNSGFSRIPLIDPDKRERSQQEIVDKINQLVKRFPEAKVQVGQDQTINTGVRGLPVQYVIQAPDFEKLEEYLPKFMDEGQKDPTFSVVDVNLKFNRPDIQVIINREKAREVGVNVSDIAQTLQLALSGQRFGFFSMNGRQYQVIGQFDRVNRNESVDLKNIYVRNTSGNLIQLDNLVEFEESSSPPQLFRYNRYQAATISAGLAPGKTIGDGVKAMDAIRDKVLDDSFSTALIGQARDFAESSSNTSYIFVLALILVYLILAAQFESFVDPFIIMLTVPLAVAGGVISLWYFNETNNIFSQIGMIMLIGLVTKNGILIVEFANHLRESGRDVRTAALEAANARLRPILMTSLATALGALPIAIAFGAAAKSRMGMGIVIVGGLMISLLFTLYVIPAMYTYLSKDKSAKRVKTTVKETAKEESFVSEIF from the coding sequence ATGAGTTTATCGACAATAAGTATCAAGAGGCCTGTATTAGCCATTGTGATGAATCTTATCATTCTATTTTTTGGCTTTATGGGATTCAGGGCGCTTGGAATTCGGGAGTTTCCTGTTGTAGAAGCCCCAATGGTTTCCGTGCGGACTTCCTATGCCGGAGCGAGTGCTGAGATCATTGAGGCCCAGATTACTTATCCGCTGGAAAAGGCTTTGAACGGTATTGAAGGAGTTAAGTCTATATCTTCAACAAGCAGCCTTGGTTCAAGTTCAATTTCAGTAGAGTTCAACCTTGATTCAGATTTAGAAACAGCTGCAAACGATGTCAGGGATAAGGTTTCCCAAACGCTTCGTTCTTTGCCTCAGGATCTGGATGCTCCTCCGGTCGTAAGCAAAGATGTGGGAGGGGAATATATCATTGTAATGACTGTTACCAATGATAAAATGACAGATCTTGAGCTGAATGATTATGTAGACAACATGATTCTGCCAAGACTTCAGACTATCAAAGGTGTGGGATATGTTTATCTTTTTGGTGAAAAGAAGTATGCCATGAGATTGTGGCTGGATCCTGTAAAGCTTGCCGCGTTTAAAGTAACGCTTCAGGATGTAAGACAGGCATTGGATAAAGAGAATGTGGAGCTGCCGACAGGAAGACTGGAAGGCAACAGAACAGAGTTGACTGTAAAAGCCAGTGCAAAATTCAAGGATGAAGCGGGCTTTAATAATATGATAATTAAAGCATCATCCGGTAAAGTTGTACGTCTGCAGGATATCGGATATGCAAGATTGGGCGCTGAAAATGAAGAATCCATTTTCAGAATCAATGACATTCCAAGTTTAGGCTGCTCTATAGTGCCTCAGCCAGGGGCTAATCATACGGATATTGCAGAAGAATTCTATAAACGATTTGAACAACTCCAGAAAGAGTTGCCTCCTGATTTTAAACTCGCCGTATCAACTGATAATACAAAGTTTATTACAAAATCAATAACAGAGGTTACTGAAACGCTGATTATAGCAATCTTACTGGTTGTCGTAATTATCTATCTGTTCTTCAGAGACTGGTCTATTGCACTTCGCCCTTTGATAGATATTCCAGTATCTCTGGTGGGAACATTTTTTATAATGTTCATATTCGGCTTTTCTATCAATGTACTTACACTCCTTGCTATAGTCCTTGCAACAGGATTGGTTGTGGATGATGGGATAGTTGTTACGGAGAATATCTTTAAGAAACTTGAACAGGGCATGTCCCCATTTGAGGCAGCTATAGAAGGTTCAAGGGAAATAACATTTGCGGTTATCTCTACCTCAATTACTCTTGCTGCTATATTCCTTCCAATTATATTTATGGAAGGGTTTGTAGGAAAGTTATTTAAGGAGTTCGGAATAGTGGTATCTTCTGCAGTTCTGATTTCAATTTTTGTATCGCTCAGTCTCACACCTATGCTGAATGCATGGCTGGTGCATGATCATACTAGGAAGAGCAGGTTTTATACCTATTCGGAACCATTCTTTATCTGGTTGAATGAATCTTATGCAAAATCTCTTGATACCTTCTTTAAACGTCGCTGGTTAGCTTTTGTTATCCTGGGGGTAGCGGTAGTAAGCACTGTATTTATCTGGAAGATTATTCCTGCTGAAGTTGCTCCTACAGAAGATAGAAGTATGTTGCGCATTACAATGACATTACCGGAAGGAGCATCATATGAATATACAGACGAGTTCATGCAAAAGTATGTACAACTGATTCGAGATTCGATTCCTGAAAACAGACTTGTCATGGCTATTACTGCTTCCAGCCCCGGAGGTTCAAGTTCCGGTGGTGTTAATTCAGGTTTTTCAAGAATCCCCTTGATAGATCCTGATAAAAGGGAAAGAAGCCAGCAGGAGATAGTAGATAAGATCAATCAGCTTGTAAAAAGATTTCCTGAGGCTAAAGTTCAGGTGGGGCAGGATCAGACTATCAATACCGGCGTAAGAGGGCTTCCTGTACAATATGTTATTCAGGCTCCTGATTTTGAAAAGCTCGAGGAATACCTTCCGAAGTTTATGGATGAAGGTCAGAAAGATCCTACCTTCTCAGTTGTGGATGTAAACCTTAAGTTTAACAGGCCGGATATTCAGGTAATTATAAATCGTGAAAAGGCAAGGGAAGTAGGGGTAAACGTGTCCGATATCGCTCAAACTTTACAGCTTGCTTTAAGTGGTCAAAGATTCGGTTTCTTTTCTATGAATGGTAGACAATATCAGGTCATAGGTCAGTTTGACAGAGTCAACAGAAACGAATCTGTTGATTTAAAAAATATTTATGTAAGAAATACTTCCGGGAATTTAATTCAGCTTGATAACCTGGTAGAGTTTGAGGAGTCAAGCAGTCCGCCTCAGTTGTTCAGATATAACCGCTATCAGGCTGCTACGATATCAGCAGGACTGGCTCCGGGTAAAACTATTGGTGATGGTGTGAAGGCAATGGATGCTATTCGGGATAAAGTGCTGGATGATTCCTTTTCCACCGCATTGATAGGTCAGGCGAGGGATTTTGCTGAGAGTTCATCCAATACATCCTACATATTTGTACTGGCTTTGATTCTGGTATATCTTATTCTGGCAGCACAGTTTGAAAGTTTTGTAGATCCATTTATCATCATGCTTACGGTTCCTCTGGCTGTTGCCGGTGGTGTTATATCTTTATGGTATTTTAACGAGACCAATAATATATTCAGTCAGATAGGGATGATTATGTTAATAGGCTTGGTAACAAAGAACGGTATCCTTATAGTCGAGTTTGCCAATCATCTAAGAGAATCCGGAAGGGATGTGCGCACAGCTGCCCTGGAAGCCGCAAACGCAAGGTTAAGGCCGATATTAATGACAAGTCTGGCTACAGCATTAGGAGCATTGCCTATAGCGATTGCTTTTGGTGCTGCGGCAAAAAGCAGGATGGGAATGGGGATTGTTATCGTAGGTGGATTAATGATATCATTATTGTTTACGCTTTATGTAATACCTGCTATGTATACTTATCTTTCAAAAGATAAATCTGCTAAAAGGGTTAAAACAACGGTAAAGGAAACGGCTAAAGAAGAAAGTTTTGTAAGTGAAATTTTTTAA